CTAAGCAGCTGCAAAAGTACAAAACCAAATGCAAAGATTAATACCAAAATTGAAGTCTGAAGCTAAAAAGGCAAGTTGAGTGTTGCTTAAAACTAAAATTTTGTGGTATTAGTAACAAATTACCTCTTAAAGAGGTCTTTATTAAAGCGTTCAGACTCGCCTTTTGGAATGGAAAGAGACGTCCATTTGTCTGCTTTAATCATCTTTCCTAATAATACAATTTGCCCTACATGGCTACTATAATGTGCTAACTGTCTGTGTACAGCTTGGACAATAGAGTGCTCTTCGTTTCTTATTTTTATTATGGTGTTGAAATTCTCTGGAGATACAGAATTTAATGCATTAAATAAACATTGCCAACCGGCTTCCCATGCAATTAGCATTTCTTCTTTGGACTGGTAGGGTTGTACAAATTCGTTTTCACGATTACGCCATAATTTTTCTCCGTCTTCAGTTAAGAAATTCGTCCACCGGCTTAGCATATTACCAGACATGTGCTTTACAATTAAAGCAATAGAATTGTCGCTTTC
This genomic interval from Zobellia roscoffensis contains the following:
- a CDS encoding DUF1572 family protein codes for the protein MEYPNSFIKSVLFEFDRYKTMGNKTFLQLNESDIHWKLSESDNSIALIVKHMSGNMLSRWTNFLTEDGEKLWRNRENEFVQPYQSKEEMLIAWEAGWQCLFNALNSVSPENFNTIIKIRNEEHSIVQAVHRQLAHYSSHVGQIVLLGKMIKADKWTSLSIPKGESERFNKDLFKR